A single Acetivibrio cellulolyticus CD2 DNA region contains:
- a CDS encoding transposase has protein sequence MVKLYKQISFADTFEECKDVFQNNKPKFLKLLSQHLDLSSLIPQDFYWSYHKTLGRDRKYSLSSMLSALVLQKILGIPTVSLLIIFLNLCHEAREFCGLPDVPHNSQFTRFKQDFVIYLENFFNHLVDITEPICQEINTTLASTIAYDTSGIETFVTENNPKFINSIIKK, from the coding sequence ATGGTAAAACTTTATAAACAAATTTCTTTTGCTGACACATTCGAAGAATGTAAAGATGTTTTTCAAAATAATAAGCCAAAATTTCTTAAGCTACTCTCACAACATCTTGATTTATCTTCGCTTATACCACAGGATTTTTATTGGTCTTACCACAAAACTCTAGGGAGAGACCGTAAATATTCACTCTCTTCAATGCTTTCAGCATTAGTTCTGCAGAAAATTCTTGGCATTCCTACAGTTTCGCTACTCATTATTTTTCTTAATTTATGCCATGAAGCCCGTGAATTCTGTGGCCTTCCAGACGTCCCTCATAACTCTCAGTTTACACGGTTCAAACAAGATTTCGTTATTTACCTGGAAAACTTCTTTAACCACCTTGTAGATATTACAGAACCTATTTGCCAGGAAATTAACACTACTCTTGCATCCACTATCGCTTATGATACTTCAGGGATTGAAACCTTTGTAACTGAGAATAACCCAAAGTTCATAAATTCTATCATAAAAAAA
- a CDS encoding glycosyltransferase family 2 protein, which translates to MKYCIITDNSQDELNKINMEAVGFYQWVNVFHGERLGAEEILPVLKDCDYDVIHVRLTASHFTLIHSIRSKIGEKSQTKLVVSMDYPPIYWKRHFEDMTRVKEALDKADFVFATEYSICCELEKLIGKLVYELPYPADIDRLKEYEQKEKKNIINVLYKSKLKNLSNLKRIAEKSGARLRVVFYSLAEKKTVEKLSKSKIDFVQCRSEEELCRALSEGDVVIGPYAYRNYGKWPIYAAAVGSIYIGNSLVDASRRCFPMIYSTYKSLKGYGLIYRWLAGDREICEYIRKTASHKVEYYSLQNIKDRFLCLLMQETKDISFRKYMNTMETETKGISSELETDRKATVFCRDIKHLFGKTVLQHSKNEVAVFCLVKNGMEYLPDFLEHYNNLGVRHFIFVDNGSTDGTVEFLRDKHNVTVFGTEIPHKYYENEIRRTVIQNLIRDSWCLCVDVDELWDYPYSDRISIKSFLEYLNFNRYTAVISYMLDMFPAMLDFNNSEKDSGWKERYVYYDLTKIKKANYFAQNNNFCNYNNLADRSMKYYFGGIRLKHFGSESNRYVLIKHPLMFMDGKIEPVTDPHYCNKAYIADVSCVIKHYKFTSSFKERLNSSKNDYDFFGRCEHEEYHKVLKDNENINFYSSSAKRLENVNDLLQSGFIKVSRKYLNFVYSKK; encoded by the coding sequence TTGAAGTACTGCATAATAACCGACAACAGTCAAGATGAATTAAATAAGATAAATATGGAGGCAGTGGGTTTTTATCAATGGGTCAATGTTTTTCACGGAGAGCGTTTAGGTGCGGAAGAAATATTACCGGTATTAAAGGATTGTGATTATGATGTTATTCATGTTCGCCTAACGGCTTCGCATTTCACTTTGATTCATTCGATACGCAGTAAAATCGGAGAAAAGTCGCAGACAAAGCTTGTTGTGTCAATGGATTATCCACCTATATATTGGAAGAGGCACTTTGAAGATATGACTAGAGTGAAAGAAGCTTTGGATAAAGCGGATTTTGTATTTGCTACGGAGTATTCCATTTGCTGTGAACTGGAGAAACTCATCGGAAAACTTGTATATGAGCTTCCTTATCCTGCTGATATTGATAGACTTAAAGAATATGAACAAAAAGAAAAGAAGAATATTATAAATGTATTATATAAAAGCAAACTTAAAAACCTGTCAAATCTTAAACGTATTGCAGAAAAATCAGGTGCCAGACTTAGAGTCGTTTTTTATTCATTGGCAGAGAAAAAAACTGTTGAAAAATTGAGTAAAAGTAAAATAGATTTTGTGCAATGCCGGAGTGAAGAGGAGCTTTGCAGGGCACTGTCTGAAGGGGATGTCGTCATTGGACCATATGCTTATAGAAATTATGGCAAATGGCCTATTTATGCGGCGGCAGTCGGAAGTATTTATATAGGAAACAGCTTAGTAGATGCCTCAAGGAGATGCTTTCCTATGATTTATAGCACATATAAATCCCTTAAAGGATATGGGCTTATTTACAGATGGTTGGCAGGCGATAGGGAAATATGCGAATATATAAGGAAAACAGCTTCTCATAAAGTTGAGTACTACAGTCTTCAGAATATTAAGGACAGGTTTCTATGTCTTCTTATGCAGGAAACAAAAGATATAAGTTTTCGAAAGTATATGAATACAATGGAAACAGAGACAAAAGGCATATCTTCAGAATTGGAAACAGATAGAAAGGCTACAGTATTTTGTAGGGACATTAAGCACTTGTTCGGGAAAACTGTGTTGCAGCATTCGAAGAACGAGGTTGCAGTGTTTTGTCTGGTGAAGAATGGAATGGAGTACCTTCCTGATTTTTTGGAGCATTACAATAATCTTGGAGTCAGGCATTTCATATTTGTTGACAATGGCTCTACAGACGGTACTGTTGAATTTCTAAGGGATAAACACAATGTGACCGTATTTGGTACCGAAATTCCACACAAATATTATGAAAATGAGATTAGAAGGACGGTTATACAAAACCTTATAAGAGATAGCTGGTGCCTTTGTGTGGATGTTGATGAATTATGGGACTATCCTTATTCAGACAGAATTTCTATTAAAAGCTTTTTAGAGTATTTGAACTTTAACAGGTATACTGCCGTGATTTCATATATGCTGGATATGTTTCCTGCAATGCTGGATTTCAATAACAGCGAAAAAGACAGCGGGTGGAAAGAAAGATATGTTTATTATGATCTAACTAAAATTAAGAAGGCAAACTATTTTGCTCAAAATAATAACTTCTGCAACTATAATAATTTAGCTGATAGGTCAATGAAGTACTACTTTGGGGGCATCCGGCTTAAACATTTCGGAAGTGAATCAAACAGATATGTTCTTATTAAGCACCCTTTGATGTTTATGGACGGAAAAATAGAACCTGTAACTGATCCACATTATTGCAATAAAGCCTACATTGCAGATGTAAGCTGTGTGATAAAGCATTACAAGTTTACTTCTTCATTTAAGGAGCGTCTTAACAGCAGTAAGAATGATTATGATTTTTTTGGAAGGTGCGAACATGAAGAATACCATAAAGTTTTGAAGGACAATGAAAATATTAATTTCTATTCATCATCTGCAAAAAGATTGGAAAACGTAAACGATCTGCTTCAATCAGGTTTTATTAAGGTTTCCAGGAAATATTTGAACTTTGTTTATTCTAAAAAATGA
- a CDS encoding radical SAM protein, translated as MNKYIKIEFEGNCNLSCDYCFVDYRVKIDTDKMIKHMEEIFKKNGPKCIYKVECIGEITLYPEILSYLGSKVEEDGYEIHILSNGVKTVDVKIASLFKWSISLDGHTVKMNKYRKLDLQRIENILNNIFSTNADIQCVFNEQSVFEMNSFILYLKDKGFKGALHIFPCRFANTPLNRYLDYDKLVKASFIPSEEYFRRWKYIFDNNKRNFTCDFYKNGYVYRIMKDGINVKEIKCDCAGSKFTFITGDENSKSFSEANCGTCINHFEYNESLQKERQFAMS; from the coding sequence ATGAATAAATACATAAAAATTGAATTCGAAGGCAACTGTAATTTATCTTGTGATTATTGTTTTGTAGACTATAGGGTAAAAATAGATACAGATAAAATGATTAAACACATGGAAGAAATATTCAAAAAGAATGGTCCAAAATGTATATATAAAGTTGAATGCATTGGAGAAATTACACTGTATCCTGAAATTCTATCGTATCTTGGCAGTAAAGTTGAAGAGGATGGATACGAGATTCATATATTATCAAATGGAGTAAAAACAGTAGATGTAAAAATTGCCTCTTTATTTAAGTGGAGCATATCTCTAGATGGGCACACAGTCAAAATGAACAAATATAGAAAACTGGACTTACAGAGAATAGAAAATATTCTAAATAACATATTTTCAACAAATGCAGATATTCAATGTGTTTTCAATGAACAGTCAGTATTTGAAATGAATTCATTTATTTTATATCTTAAAGATAAAGGCTTTAAAGGAGCATTACATATTTTCCCTTGCAGATTTGCAAATACTCCCCTAAATAGATATTTAGATTATGACAAGTTAGTAAAAGCTAGTTTTATCCCGTCAGAAGAATACTTCAGAAGATGGAAATACATATTTGATAATAACAAAAGAAACTTTACATGTGATTTTTATAAAAATGGTTATGTTTATAGAATTATGAAAGATGGCATTAATGTGAAAGAAATTAAATGTGATTGTGCAGGGAGTAAATTTACATTTATAACAGGAGATGAGAATTCGAAGAGTTTTTCTGAGGCAAACTGTGGCACATGCATAAATCATTTTGAATATAATGAAAGTTTACAAAAGGAAAGACAATTTGCGATGAGTTAA